A portion of the Amia ocellicauda isolate fAmiCal2 chromosome 22, fAmiCal2.hap1, whole genome shotgun sequence genome contains these proteins:
- the LOC136717984 gene encoding T-box transcription factor TBX2b — protein MRDPAFTGTAMAYHPFHAPRPADFPMSAFLAAAQPSFFPALTLPPGALTKPMPDPTLAGAAEAGLHSALSHHHQAAHLRTLKSLEPEEEVEDDPKVTLEAKELWDQFHKLGTEMVITKSGRRMFPPFKVRVNGLDKKAKYILLMDIVAADDCRYKFHNSRWMVAGKADPEMPKRMYIHPDSPATGEQWMAKPVAFHKLKLTNNISDKHGFTILNSMHKYQPRFHIVRANDILKLPYSTFRTYVFPETDFIAVTAYQNDKITQLKIDNNPFAKGFRDTGNGRREKRKQLTLPSLRMYEDQCKADRDGGDSDASSTEPTTGRDTVHSPLGPSSSPLRFSRTSRDEKACTDSEQELDQHEERSAGVSSPGPEPPSPVSSRCEERVKERPSPDKKEEFTESRKDSESIFNIRNIEKDKTESRHRKETESNKKDTDCGGLTGTKEGFAPLMVQTDSPSHFSAGHLQSLALSGLHGQQFFNPLNTGQPLFIHPGQFAMAPGAFSAMGMGHLLASVSGASGLENGALSSAQGAGTTPTPFPFHLSQHVLASQGIPMPTFGGLFPYPYTYMAAAAAAASALPTSSAASSLSRNPFLTSSRPRLRFNPYQIPVSIPQSTNLLTTGLPSSLNPGSESSKSGSRENSPAPEHHKSGSSQRTGSPKTSLKESINELQNIQRLVSGLESQRETSPARDSPK, from the exons ATGAGAGATCCAGCTTTCACAGGGACCGCAATGGCTTATCACCCTTTCCATGCTCCCCGGCCGGCCGACTTCCCGATGTCAGCCTTCCTGGCAGCGGCTCAGCCCTCGTTCTTCCCGGCGCTGACGCTGCCCCCCGGCGCCCTGACTAAACCTATGCCGGACCCGACTCTTGCTGGAGCCGCCGAAGCAGGGCTGCACTCGGCGCTCAGCCACCATCACCAGGCGGCCCATCTGCGCACCCTGAAGAGCCTGGAgccggaggaggaggtggaggacgacCCCAAAGTCACACTGGAAGCCAAGGAACTGTGGGACCAATTTCACAAACTGGGAACGGAGATGGTGATTACGAAATCTGGAAG GAGAATGTTTCCTCCTTTTAAAGTGCGAGTCAATGGTCTTGACAAGAAGGCCAAGTACATCTTGCTGATGGACATTGTGGCCGCAGACGACTGCCGGTACAAGTTCCACAACTCCCGCTGGATGGTGGCCGGCAAGGCCGACCCGGAGATGCCCAAACGGATGTACATACACCCGGACAGCCCGGCCACAGGAGAGCAGTGGATGGCCAAACCTGTTGCTTTTCATAAACTCAAGCTGACAAACAATATCTCCGACAAGCATGGATTT actATACTCAATTCTATGCATAAGTACCAGCCCCGATTTCACATTGTGAGAGCCAACGATATCCTCAAGCTCCCCTACAGCACTTTTAGGACCTATGTCTTTCCAGAGACGGATTTTATCGCAGTGACTGCTTATCAAAACGATAAG ATCACGCAGCTTAAAATTGATAACAACCCCTTCGCCAAGGGATTCAGAGACACGGGCAATGGACGGAGAGAAAAGAG AAAGCAGTTAACGCTGCCATCGCTGCGCATGTATGAAGATCAATGCAAAGCAGACCGGGACGGCGGTGACTCGGACGCCTCCTCTACCGAACCAACCACCGGCAGAGACACTGTCCACTCTCCGCTGGGACCCTCGTCCAGCCCTCTGCGGTTCAGTCGAACAAGCCGAG acGAGAAAGCCTGCACGGACAGTGAGCAAGAACTGGACCAGCATGAGGAGCGGTCTGCGGGAGTGAGCAGCCCCGGCCCGGAGCCGCCTTCGCCGGTCAGTTCCAGATGCGAAGAGCGGGTGAAGGAGAGGCCCAGTCCAGACAAAAAAGAGGAATTCACAGAGTCTAGGAAGGACAGCGAGTCCATATTCAACATCAGAAACATCGAGAAAGACAAAACGGAGAGCAGACACAGGAAAGAGACTGAATCCAACAAAAAGGACACGGATTGTGGGGGCCTGACCGGGACCAAGGAGGGTTTCGCACCCCTGATGGTGCAGACCGACAGCCCTTCCCATTTCAGTGCTGGACACTTGCAGAGCTTGGCCCTCTCTGGCTTACATGGCCAGCAGTTTTTTAACCCTTTGAACACTGGACAGCCTCTGTTTATTCACCCCGGACAGTTTGCCATGGCCCCCGGGGCTTTTTCGGCCATGGGCATGGGGCACTTACTGGCCTCAGTGTCCGGAGCCAGCGGCCTGGAGAACGGCGCCCTTTCCTCGGCCCAGGGAGCGGGCACCACCCCGACCCCCTTCCCCTTCCACCTGTCACAACACGTCCTGGCTTCTCAG GGTATCCCGATGCCCACCTTCGGGGGACTGTTCCCGTACCCCTACACCTACATGGCCGCCGCCGCAGCCGCCGCCTCGGCCCTCCCCACCAGCAGCGCGGCCAGCTCGCTCTCCAGGAACCCCTTCCTGACCAGCTCCCGCCCCCGGCTGCGCTTCAACCCGTACCAGATCCCCGTGTCCATCCCTCAAAGCACAAACCTGCTCACCACCGGCTTGCCCAGCAGCCTGAACCCGGGCTCCGAGTCGTCCAAGTCGGGCAGCAGGGAGAATAGCCCTGCCCCAGAACACCACAAATCGGGATCTAGTCAAAGAACGGGCTCCCCCAAAACGTCCCTGAAGGAGTCCATCAATGAACTTCAAAACATACAGAGACTGGTCAGTGGGCTTGAGAGCCAGAGGGAAACGTCCCCGGCCAGGGATTCCCCGAAGTGA